CTGTGATTGGAGCAATATTTCAAACGCATTGCCTTGTAAAAATGTAATTTCTTTAAATTTAGTGTGCTTGCCAAAAAATACAGTAATAAACACAAGCAATAACTTAAGACGTGAAATACCATGAACGATTGTTAGCTCTATTTTCTCATCATTAGGTTTGGAGCAAGGAGAAATTTTCATGCCCCCTCCAAAATAAGGATGATTACTCATTGCAACAAACCATGTCTGCTTGAACTGCCATTGTTGATTGTTTGCACGAATGGTTACATCAAAGCGCTCAAAGCTAAATAAGCCTTTTACAACAGCTGCAGCATAGGATAACTTGCCAAGCCCTATTTTATTGAGATAAAACTTCAAACGAGATTTATTAATGTACTTTGTAACAAAAGCATCAAAGCCTACACCCGCATTATTAACAAATATCTCATGCTGAAGTTCTCCAAGCTGAATGGTACCAGCATCCATCGAAAGACTAGACATATTCCCCTGTATATAAGCTTCAATTTGTATAGCATTTTGAAATGTTGTAAAGTATCGAGCGAAATCATTTCCAGACCCAGCAGGCACTACACCAATAACTATATATTCATTATGTAGAACACCACTTACAACCTCATGTATTGTGCCGTCCCCGCCAACAATAACAAATAGTTTTTTTGTTTGTGCATTTTGTGCCCAAAGTTGTGCAAGTCTCTGTCCATGTCCTTCATATTCTGTGAAGACAACTTGATAGTCGATTGTTAAATGGCGTTGAAGCTGACGCCAAACCTTTTTACCTTTTCCATTACCTGCTGCTTCATTTACAATAAATAATACTTGCATGCACTAATCCTCAGCTTGTTTAGAAGATTGCTGCCAAATATCCCGATTAAAGGATGTCGTTTGTACATTATTTAAAATTGTTTGGGCAGCACGAATTTGCATATGCTTCATCGGAGAAGAAACCTTTTTTAAATGCTCCATCCATCCCCCAT
This genomic stretch from Lysinibacillus pakistanensis harbors:
- a CDS encoding diacylglycerol/lipid kinase family protein, giving the protein MQVLFIVNEAAGNGKGKKVWRQLQRHLTIDYQVVFTEYEGHGQRLAQLWAQNAQTKKLFVIVGGDGTIHEVVSGVLHNEYIVIGVVPAGSGNDFARYFTTFQNAIQIEAYIQGNMSSLSMDAGTIQLGELQHEIFVNNAGVGFDAFVTKYINKSRLKFYLNKIGLGKLSYAAAVVKGLFSFERFDVTIRANNQQWQFKQTWFVAMSNHPYFGGGMKISPCSKPNDEKIELTIVHGISRLKLLLVFITVFFGKHTKFKEITFLQGNAFEILLQSQHIDCHTDGNYIGEIGQGMNIHCAVQREAWQVVAEETNNIISQ